The genomic interval CGAACGCGTGTACATCCTCACCGACCCGATCCTGTATGTTCCATGGATCTTGGTTCTCATCATCGTGTTTTATGGGTTGCTGATTCGATACCTCGCAAACGACTTGCAACAGCGCTTAGCGAAGCCTAATTAATCCCTTCAAGAAACGAAATGATGGCGTCGAAATACGCTGTGATAATGCCATCCTTGTCGTGGCCAAATCCTTCCGCGGTTACGAATGTCGTTGGGACGCCAGCAGCGGCAAGAAGATTCGATAACTCAACAGATTCTTGATACGGAACGGTTTGATCGTCGGTGCCATGGATGATTAGAAACGGCGGGTCGTTAGCGGTGATGTAATTATCAACCGGTAATTTGGCGCGATCTGGGCAATCGCTGTAAGGCGAGCAACCGAATAATTCATAGGTGAGGGGGAGTATGTCGGGGGAGAGACTGTCAATCTGCGCGGTTGTGACGGAGCCGAAGAGATCGATCACTCCTGCAACCTGGCTTGAAACATTTGTGTTGCCTCCAGTTGTTCCCTCGAATTCGGGAAGGTCTGTCGTAACGCCCACCAACGATGCAAGCAATCCGCCGGAGGATGTGCCCAAGATAAAAATCCTATCGGGGTCAATATTCAATTGCGAAGCATTCGCGCGCAGGTAACGGATTGCGCCTTTCAAGTCCTCAACTTGAGCGGGGAAATACCCATCCAACATACTTCGGTATTCGACCGCCGCAATTGCGTAGCCCTCGGAAGTGAAATCGTCTTCAAACCCTTCGGCAGAGTTCAACCCCCCGGGACCAAACCCGCCGCCATGTATCCATACAATCACCGGGAAATTCTCACCGGTCTCTGGCTTGATAAGATTGAACTTTAGCTCAGTAGAACTTTCATTGGCATAGGTAACTATTGTTGACGTGTAACCGCCAGCGGATTGCGAACCATTTTGGCTGGACGGCGAACTCGAATCGGTCTCTTTACCTGCCTTGATGGTCACCACATCATCCACTTCTTGACTCGGCACAAGAAGCGTTCCGTGTTCATCATAAAAGTCTAACTTGTACTCGCCCGGAGCAAGAAGTTCGTTGAGATTCGTCGAAGTATGATAAACATCTTCGATGCGGAAAAGTTCATTTCCCATAAGATCGTACACGACCAGAGTCAATATCGTATTTTCACCGAAGAGACGTTTTAGTTTAGGAAGCTTGTTGTTCCCATTGACAATGTACGAATAGGTTTCGCCGCTCGTATTTGGCGTTGAGATCGGAGGAGCCATTGTCGCGGCAACTGCGGTGTTCGCAGGCGGCGTTATAGCCGAGGGGCTTTCCGTAGCCGAGGGAGAAGAACACCCAAAACTACTTACAACAAAGATAAGCGCAAAAATACCAATCAACAGACGTCGTATCATCGTAAACATAATAACAATCCTTTCTTTGGATGAATTTCGTTTATTCTAAGATAGGCACGTTGTAGGAATTTCATGCGGAGGTAAAATTCTTGTAAACAAACAGTCCCCACATATTGCGTATGCAGGGACTGTTTGACCTTGAAGAAAAAACTTCACAGGTTAATCGCTGTAGTATCCCCAGCAGGATATTTCCTCGCCGCTGGGGGTTTTCACCATTGGCGGCGAATCAGAGTCTATGACCTTGTAGGTAGATAAATCGGCTTCGATCGTTTCAAAGGCGCGGTCGGCATTAATGGTCGAGAGATTAATTCCCTGCCACGGGGTCGTCTCCGCATCTTGATTACGATCATACCTCTGGCAAGCCAGCGCCGCGCCGATCTCTTCGCGTGTCATGAGAGGCAACGCCTTATTTTGAAAACCACCCGCCAGCGCAGGAACCGCATCATCGGACAACTCAAGAAAGTATTGCGTATCTAATTCGACACGACCCCCGCGCGTGTTTTCCACTTCGCTTCCCTCGCCAGGCGTTTCAGCATATCCGTTGATCTCGCGTTGGATATTGTGCTTGACAATAAACGCATCCACGTTGAGCAGACTCAACGAGACGATAAATCCCAGCGACGCCATGACCATGGCAAACCCGATGGCGCGTTCCTTTTTCAGCAGTTCCAGCGCGGCGACCACGATCAACAACGCCGCCAGCCAGAGCATGAACACGTGCGTGTACGTCCGCAGGCGCGAGAAGCCATAGGCGTTTTCATACAACACAAGCCGTTGGAACGCCGACACCTGCATCACGATCACCAAGCCGACCAGCACAATGCCGAACGTCGAAAAGACTCGCCGCCGGGTTTCCGATTCGCGTTTGGTGATACTTCCCAAGCCGAGCAACATCAACAGACTGAAGAACGCCACCGCCACGAGTTCGCCAAATCCGCGCCGCGCGTATTCCGAATAGGTATAACCCTCGATGTTGATATTCGCCTGCCCGCCAAAAAAATATTGAAACTGGATCGCGACAAAGGCGGCAAACAGGATGGTCAAACTTCCCAGCACGATGGCAGACTCGGTGAAACCGAGAAACGGCGGGACGAGATTCTTCTCCTCCACCTTGTCGTCCGATTTTTGCGCGGCGTGCAAGAATGCGCCCGCGATGGTATACGCGAAAATCAAAATGTACACCAGCCGAAAAATATATTCAGGCAGGTTCTCGATGTTGAACAGGTCAATGAATTCTTCAAATCGTTTTGCAAAGACAAGGTCAGCCGAGGACAACAACGCGCCGAAGATGGCAATGACGGGCAACGCGATGACCACTCCGCGCAGGATGGACCAAAGCGGAGAAGTCCGCTTCTCACTCAGGGACGGCTGGTCGCGCTTTACTTCGGCATTGAACCCAAGCGGACGGGCGATCATGCTCGCGAGAAGAGTCAAATACCCGAAGAGGTAATCGAAGATGCGGTAGCGCGTCCAGTTGCCGCCGAGGTAGGTGAGCGCGAAAACGCCCATGAGGAAGAGAGTCATTGCAACGGAGAGGAAGACCGTCAGCGGTTCGCGGCGGAGAAAAACTGTCAGTGAAAGAAAAAGGACGGGGAGCAGAAGCAGACCTCCCCTGCGAGAGAGGCGAAGCCCGTCCGTCTGCAAAAGGTAGATTCCCGTCGCAAGACAAAGAGTCACCCACAAGATGAAGTTGATACCCGCGGGCTTTTCCCAAAAAAGAAAATCGAACGCCCAGCCAAGCAGGATGACGAGTAACCAGAATCGATTTGGATTTGTTTTCATGCGCAGCCTCCAGAAAAATTTTGCCAAGCATAGCCTTGCCGCGCTTGCGGAGGCTCTCAATTACTATCAGAATTTGGCAAACATGTCACCCTGAGCGTTAGCGAAGGGTCTCGCTTTCCATGAGAGAGATTCTTCGCCGCAAAGAACAAGAGCGCGGCTCAGAATGACATCGGTTTGGAAAATTACAACTTGGTAAGAGGCAGTTTTCGCCCATTGACATTACTTTTGAAGTGTGACATACTGCTGACATTCATTCAGGGGAACACACAAATTAATCGCCATCCTATAGAAAGGAGGAGGTGATGTCTAACATGGATAGTAGTAACAAACCCAGCGCTGTGGCATCCCTCCTCAAGTAAGTCAAGGAGCCACAGCGCCCCACCAACGCCGTCCGAAAGGGCGGCGTTGTGGTACCCCTCCCTAGCCCTCCCCAAATACGACAATATAATTTTGTTTGCATACAAATTATTTCATGTCGTATTTGGGGAGGGTGCCGCGTAGCGGCGGGAGGGGCTATTCGTCGCCAAATGAAACGCCCATGCCGCGCGCCGTAAGGATGGCGTCGTCGTTGACGTCCACTCGTTTTGCGGTTGCGTTGACTTCCTCCAACGAAACATCTATGATCTTCCCGGCGCGTAACGCGACCATGCGGTCGAATTTTCCCTGCGCCGCCAAACGGACTGCCGCCGCGCCGAAGCGGGTGGCAAGCCAGCGGTCGAACGGAGTCGGCGAGCCGCCGCGTTG from Candidatus Defluviilinea gracilis carries:
- a CDS encoding alpha/beta hydrolase fold domain-containing protein — its product is MAPPISTPNTSGETYSYIVNGNNKLPKLKRLFGENTILTLVVYDLMGNELFRIEDVYHTSTNLNELLAPGEYKLDFYDEHGTLLVPSQEVDDVVTIKAGKETDSSSPSSQNGSQSAGGYTSTIVTYANESSTELKFNLIKPETGENFPVIVWIHGGGFGPGGLNSAEGFEDDFTSEGYAIAAVEYRSMLDGYFPAQVEDLKGAIRYLRANASQLNIDPDRIFILGTSSGGLLASLVGVTTDLPEFEGTTGGNTNVSSQVAGVIDLFGSVTTAQIDSLSPDILPLTYELFGCSPYSDCPDRAKLPVDNYITANDPPFLIIHGTDDQTVPYQESVELSNLLAAAGVPTTFVTAEGFGHDKDGIITAYFDAIISFLEGIN
- a CDS encoding DUF4173 domain-containing protein — protein: MKTNPNRFWLLVILLGWAFDFLFWEKPAGINFILWVTLCLATGIYLLQTDGLRLSRRGGLLLLPVLFLSLTVFLRREPLTVFLSVAMTLFLMGVFALTYLGGNWTRYRIFDYLFGYLTLLASMIARPLGFNAEVKRDQPSLSEKRTSPLWSILRGVVIALPVIAIFGALLSSADLVFAKRFEEFIDLFNIENLPEYIFRLVYILIFAYTIAGAFLHAAQKSDDKVEEKNLVPPFLGFTESAIVLGSLTILFAAFVAIQFQYFFGGQANINIEGYTYSEYARRGFGELVAVAFFSLLMLLGLGSITKRESETRRRVFSTFGIVLVGLVIVMQVSAFQRLVLYENAYGFSRLRTYTHVFMLWLAALLIVVAALELLKKERAIGFAMVMASLGFIVSLSLLNVDAFIVKHNIQREINGYAETPGEGSEVENTRGGRVELDTQYFLELSDDAVPALAGGFQNKALPLMTREEIGAALACQRYDRNQDAETTPWQGINLSTINADRAFETIEADLSTYKVIDSDSPPMVKTPSGEEISCWGYYSD